The following are encoded in a window of uncultured Ilyobacter sp. genomic DNA:
- a CDS encoding phage integrase SAM-like domain-containing protein, with the protein MRNRGIKLPSNLEKNTAFIFEGYSGDIKMGDFFDTFQYFMSVKELESLAKSTLEDHRNFMRYFKNYVEDVHGTGAVPFVLNIDVLRSYLYHMVNEKGLKNIMVNIRLRYMKVYLNWLYEEGRIKDNLSKR; encoded by the coding sequence ATGAGAAACAGGGGTATTAAACTGCCTTCCAACCTAGAGAAAAATACTGCGTTCATCTTTGAGGGTTATTCTGGAGATATAAAAATGGGTGACTTTTTCGACACTTTCCAGTACTTCATGTCGGTGAAAGAGTTGGAGAGTCTTGCAAAATCGACCTTGGAAGACCATAGGAACTTCATGAGGTACTTCAAAAACTACGTTGAAGATGTCCATGGGACTGGGGCAGTCCCCTTTGTCTTAAACATAGACGTTTTGAGGTCGTACCTCTACCACATGGTGAACGAGAAGGGTCTCAAGAACATAATGGTAAATATACGTCTAAGGTACATGAAGGTCTATCTTAACTGGCTCTACGAGGAGGGGAGGATAAAGGACAACCTCTCCAAGAGGTGA